DNA from Tripterygium wilfordii isolate XIE 37 chromosome 4, ASM1340144v1, whole genome shotgun sequence:
TACCGATATAAATAACCTATGAAGAGAGCTAATATTAGTCTCATAGACAATACTTCAATTGGTTCCATTATAATCCAGTAGAAGGAGATCGGAAGAAGAAAACAAGCCATTCCCACACATGTACaacatcaattacaaagcaaaaaaaaaaccctaatatcCTCTCCCCGAATTATCTCGGCCACCATTACCAAACACATCAATGAAGGTAAAACGCAAAACAaagcaaggaaaagaaaaataattacctCTCAGAGTTGTCTTGTCAGATGCATGAGCGAGGTTCGGCAAAAAGAGTAAAAAGTAAAcgaggagaagaagagaagtgggAGAAGAAGCGCCCATCGGTCTCCCTCCGCGTTTGTGTAAACAAAGAGAGTGGAAGGACTGATCGAGCTTTGGTGATTCATATGTCTCGGTTTGTCAAAACTCCGAAGCGATTAAGCCTCTAACTGCGTCGTTGTTAAGCTTCCATTGCGTCGTTGTTAAGCTTCCGAcgcctgaaaaaaaaaaaaacgttagGGGTTTATTTTGGGGAAAAATAATATTTgctcactttctttttttttaaaaaaaaaaatttcttcaactTTGTCCTTCAACTATATTGAAaggtaaatatttatttgtctttcAAATAATAAGTTAACTAGAAAAATTAAGGTGATACCTATTTGACATATAGAGACAAATGATATATTTTCAATAAGTTTATCATTACAAGAGAATAAGCTGTTTTTTAATATAACTAGCCGTGAAAACTTAAACTGTGTTATTATGGTTTTTAGATTATCGTTTGATCGAAATGTAAGTTCTCatattagaatatgtataaataagGTGAAATGtgaatgccccaacccaacaaattTAAATTGAGTTGAATGTCAAAATAACTAATATGATATTGGAAAAGGAGGTCGGGTTCAACTTTTATCTTTTGCTActtaaacccctaaacccccaCTTATGGGTTGGGGGACGTTGGGTTGAAGTAAATTTACATCTAATAAAACTACATGGACCAAAAATGTTTTACTACATATTAGAAGAATTAATTGAGACTTCTCaaccaaaattaaaaagaaattaaaaagaaaaagaaaaaataaatctcCGGGGCTAGCATAATCATTAATGGACTATCCATTTATAACCCAAGATGTTCCAGCCCATCGGCCCATACCCAGGCACAGGGTCAGAACTCAGAAGCACTTGACGGGACTGTAACAGAGAAGCGGAAGCGGCAAAACAGGTTCAATACCTGAAGAGGAAAGATTGCGGGTAAATCACGCCAAACATCACTCCTGTATGTATCTTGTTGTTTGTGTAGGGTTTAATCACAGTCTCTCGGATCATTTTGGGTTTTTCTTCTTTAAATTTTGTTAGCTAGGTTACCAAATGAATGTTGGAATGCCACACTATTGGGTATTTGATTCTGTTATTGCtgtgtttggtttttggtgaCAATCACATATGTTGTTGCAGCTTCCAATCTTTCTTATGGAATTGCCTGTCTACCTGGAAACTCTGCTACAAAAATGCAACTCTTTCCCCCGCATCAAGCAACTCCAAGCCCATCTCATGACCACCGGCAGATTTCAATTCTGCCCTTCGCGCTCAAAACTTCTCGACTTATGTGCCATCTCTCCTGCCGGTGACCTCTCCTTTGCGTATCATATTTTTCGGAAAATCCGGATACCTAGGACCAATGACTGGAATGCCATCTTGCGCGGGTTAGCCCAGAGTGCTAATCCCGTCAAAGCCATCTCGTGGTACAAGACCATGTCCCATGGATCCCATAGAGTGGATGCACTAACTTGCTCCTTCACTTTGAAGGCGTGTGCGCGTGTTTTAGCTTGCTGTGAGGCCACCCAGTTGCACTCACAGGTGGTGCGATACGGGTTCATTGCTGATGCTAAATTAGGTACCACCTTATTAGATGTATATGCGAAAACTGGCTGTCTTGATAGTGCAAAGAAGGTCTTCGATGAAATGTCTAAGCGAGATATTGCCTCATGGAATGCGTTGATAGCTGGATTGGCTCAAGGGGATCAACCCATCGAGGCTCTGTCTTTATTTAAAAGAATGAGATTCGAGGGATTGAAACCTAATGATAGAACTGTTCTTGGTGCTCTTTCCGCGTGCTCCCAACTTGGTGCTGTGAGAGAAGGCGAAAAGATTCATTCTTTCATAAGGGATGAAAACTTAGATACGAATGTGCAAGTTTCCAATGCTGTTATTGATATGTATGCAAAATGTGGGTTAGTGGAGAAAGCGTGTTTGGTGTTTGATAACATgacttgcaagaagagtattgTCTCATGGAACACCATTATCATGGCGCTTGCAATGCATGGCGATGGCTACAAAGCACTTGAGCTTTTCAAGCAAATGGCTCAAGCTGGGGTGCCCCCAGATGTTGTGTCATACCTTGCTGTACTATCTGCTTGTAACCATGCCGGATTAGTAGAAGATGGTGTTAGATTATTCAATTCGATGCCAGCTTGTGGTGTCACTCCTGCTGTTAAACATTACGGGAGTGTTGTTGATTTGTTAGGCAGAGCTGGGCGGCTCAAGGAGGCTTATGACATTGTAAATTCTATGCCAATGTATCCTGATGTGGTTCTTTGGCAGAGCTTGCTTAGTGCTTCTATCACCTACAATAATgtggaaatagcagaaattgcATCACAGAAGCTGGTGGATATGGGTTCTAGTAGTTGTGGTGACTTTGTTCTACTATCAAATGTTTATGCAAAACACGAGAGATGGAATGATGTTGGGAGGGTGAGAGAGGCTATGAAAAGTAGGGATGTAAAGAAGCTGCCTGCTTTTAGCTATATTGAACTAGAGGGTACGATGCACAAGTTCTTCACTAATGACTACAGCCATGAGAAGTGGAGAGAGATCCATAGGAAAATGGAGGAGATTAGTTTTAGGATTAAAGAGCATGGCTATGTGGCTGAGACTAGTTTTGTCCTTCATGATAtagaagaggaggagaaggagagtGCTTTGTGTTATCACAGTGAGAAGTTGGCTGTGGCCTTTGGTTTGACTAGTACCAATGAAGGGATGCCAATTCAAGTGATCAAGAATTTGAGGATTTGTGGGGATTGTCATGCAGTAATTAAGATCATATCCAAGATTTACAACCGGGAAATTATTGTCAGAGACCGAGCTCGGTTTCATAGATTTAAAGAAGGTTCATGTTCTTGTGGAGATTTCTGGTGAGAAATTTTGTTTGGCATTTATTATCAATGTCATGCTTTAATGAAACTTGAAGTTTCTtaggttacaaaacattgaggAAGACCCTTGTAGAAAGCATATTGAAACCCGTCAACATGTTAGGAGCTCATGAACGAGCTCAAGTTTACGCGATGCTATGCACGCTCTACAAGTTCCTTGTCAATGCCCGCATACCTCTTTCTTGTAGAAAGCATACTGCAGGTCTTCAACTGAATGTTCCCCCACAACTTCCATTATTCCCGTGGATCAAACTAAGGAGGGTAAATTTGATTaaacccttttttcttttttttttttgcgataCTGCTTTTACTTACTGAAAGACTAATGTCCACCTATGATTTGCTATATACTCACCGATGCCTCTTTTTCTCGAATGATTGTAGTTTCCTGAGGATGGCATTCATATTGATGCCTCACCAGATgtctattcttcttttttggggACTACAGGACCCATATGCCCACCCAGGGAAAGGAGACCTTCGGTTCTCATATTCTGTTTCACAGTGGATGCTGCTTTTCTTCAATCAGCCAGAACTTTACATGATTACCTTGGAGCAACCTGAGGGTGGTGAACAACATACTCTTGGAGATGAGCAATATCCATCGAGGGTGAGTAAGATGGATCAAATATCCAAAGGAGGGACTGTTGTCATGTTGTCATCTAATGCTTGATTGTATACTTTTCCCTCTAGCTCAGGGATTACTAGTagtattgactattgagttCTCATCTTCTGTTTCTCAGTCATTGGATCTTGGTTATCGTAAAGAGGATGTTCAGCCGAACTTCCTGTGATTACCATGGAGCTATGAACATCATTATAATTTTGGTGAAACTGTGAAATAGGTGTAGGTCTCTGAAACTTCTTTGCATTCGCCAGAAGAAGAGGGAACTCGTTCCGTCTGTTGAAAACATTTACATTCCCTCCTTCTTCATGTATTCCAAACCAAGAACTGGAAAGTTAGGTCAAGGTCCTTCAAGCACTGATGCAGCTCAAGTTTCTCCTGCCATTGTTTACGTATAAGGATTCTGCTCGGTGGATTACTTCTGCAGACAACATCAAGCTGAAAATTAACAGAAGATGGATGCTTGAACAACAAAGGGTTTGATTCAAACTCAAGTGAATTAGCAAGTCATTTCTTGTATCCGTAGGGGATTGTCCTGTATGTTTTTTGTTGTGGGAACTTCTCCTTTGTATAGGTTGAGGCTATATTATCAGTCTGGAGTGAAAGAAAAGAATGATCTTTAACTTGTTTTGGTTTATTTACATTGGAAAGAATGACTTTCCCGCGCCATTCGTTGGGGTTGGGTATGGCGAGCGCCTAGGTTTGGTTTTGGGCTGCTTACATGGGCGGGCTGAAATCCAAATGAATATCAAGCCcaaacccaagcccaatatcCACACCATTTATGGTCATTTTAATTTTGGTTCTTTCTGGATATGTTATTGCATTTTACAAACGGTGTCCGGGTTATGCTAGCTCAATTATGgggatttctttttgttttaaaaaatagatttttattttgatcggTTTACGAATCTAATGATATATTTGatgtgaaacaaaaatcaaattaaacatgaaaaatgtattGAATGCTTTTGGTATATATCAACAGTCCAGAATTGTCacgcacttttcatgttgaatttgatttttgtttcgaaaaaaaatattgttagattcataaaataaatcaaaatataaatacaaaattatttataggaaaaaaataaatttgagacCCCCAtaatgtgtattttttttttaccgcgGCCCACTGTCATCCTTTTATGGATGAAATAAAGAATTTAAATTTGACTTTATCCTAATTAATGACTTAGCAAATGTAGTAATATTATGAATTTCATTTTCAGGTGATAATCCTTGCATGATATTTTTTCCCAAATTGTCACAATTTCATGCCTGTTTGGGGAAAATTAAGGTTTCCATAACCATTGAGTTACCATAGACACAATGACCAcctaggaaaaaaaataaatccaccTAAATTTGTtaagattggaaaaaaaaaattctacttAAGGTACTAATATGAATATTCCTTCATTTGGAAGATATTATTGtaccatttttattttcataaagaAGATTTTCTTAAAATATATTGATTCTTATCTAGTTATTTGTACCATATATAAATATTGTGACATGGTGCTTAGAaagaatatatatgttatatttatcttgaaatgatttattttttcaattttagaaaataaaattttttgttattaaaaaataattagtaaGGAAAATCAAACATGGACACAAGCAAGTCACTAGGTGTTAATGCAATGAACTAAACATGGATCCCATGGGGTGTGTATTCGATTAATTAAATCGGTcatggaaagaattttgacCTAACCGAAAATTTTCAATTAGAGAATTTACTTTGTtccaaaattaataatattaatctaATTTAGATCAAACTAAAATATTTGGATTCGGTTTTGATCAATTTGATTAAAAGAAACCTAATTTTGGTCTTTATAAGTCCAATTGATGCAGGGGGAAGATCTCGAATTCGAGGGTGATGTCTATCATATTTGGATTGAGATCGATAACAAGAGGATTTGATCTATGTGCGctaaaaacaaagtaataatttttaatgttttttatttCCTCATTATAAGTAAAGTAATATCTTTTACGGTAATAATTTTTAGtagtcaaatatttttttattaagaaaattGTGATTTAATTAGGGTTATCAATGCTCTGTAAACCTAACAGAAATAGGTTTTTAAATTCTTCATTTGAGTAGcttttataatttaataaaactaGAGAGTTTTTATCCTTTTTAATACTTTCGTTCAATTTTTGGTGCATTGAACCACTAGAAGCAGTTTCGTTTTTAATCCAATTGATGCAGAAAAAGATTGTGAATTCGAAAGTGATGTCCATATTATTTAGATCGAGGTAGACAAAAGAGAATTTGACCAccctaaaaaaaacataattacgGTTGCGTTATGAATTTAACTTAATTAACGGTCGGATATCAACAGTTATTACCGTTATTTCAGTTATCGGTCGACtctattaaagaaatatgtaattttttttgaaaataactgaCCGGGAAATTCGGTTATCAGTCGATTCAGTTATCTCGGTAATTTTGATTACCCCTACTCAATC
Protein-coding regions in this window:
- the LOC119996029 gene encoding pentatricopeptide repeat-containing protein At1g34160 isoform X1; its protein translation is MLLQLPIFLMELPVYLETLLQKCNSFPRIKQLQAHLMTTGRFQFCPSRSKLLDLCAISPAGDLSFAYHIFRKIRIPRTNDWNAILRGLAQSANPVKAISWYKTMSHGSHRVDALTCSFTLKACARVLACCEATQLHSQVVRYGFIADAKLGTTLLDVYAKTGCLDSAKKVFDEMSKRDIASWNALIAGLAQGDQPIEALSLFKRMRFEGLKPNDRTVLGALSACSQLGAVREGEKIHSFIRDENLDTNVQVSNAVIDMYAKCGLVEKACLVFDNMTCKKSIVSWNTIIMALAMHGDGYKALELFKQMAQAGVPPDVVSYLAVLSACNHAGLVEDGVRLFNSMPACGVTPAVKHYGSVVDLLGRAGRLKEAYDIVNSMPMYPDVVLWQSLLSASITYNNVEIAEIASQKLVDMGSSSCGDFVLLSNVYAKHERWNDVGRVREAMKSRDVKKLPAFSYIELEGTMHKFFTNDYSHEKWREIHRKMEEISFRIKEHGYVAETSFVLHDIEEEEKESALCYHSEKLAVAFGLTSTNEGMPIQVIKNLRICGDCHAVIKIISKIYNREIIVRDRARFHRFKEGSCSCGDFW
- the LOC119996029 gene encoding pentatricopeptide repeat-containing protein At1g34160 isoform X2, yielding MELPVYLETLLQKCNSFPRIKQLQAHLMTTGRFQFCPSRSKLLDLCAISPAGDLSFAYHIFRKIRIPRTNDWNAILRGLAQSANPVKAISWYKTMSHGSHRVDALTCSFTLKACARVLACCEATQLHSQVVRYGFIADAKLGTTLLDVYAKTGCLDSAKKVFDEMSKRDIASWNALIAGLAQGDQPIEALSLFKRMRFEGLKPNDRTVLGALSACSQLGAVREGEKIHSFIRDENLDTNVQVSNAVIDMYAKCGLVEKACLVFDNMTCKKSIVSWNTIIMALAMHGDGYKALELFKQMAQAGVPPDVVSYLAVLSACNHAGLVEDGVRLFNSMPACGVTPAVKHYGSVVDLLGRAGRLKEAYDIVNSMPMYPDVVLWQSLLSASITYNNVEIAEIASQKLVDMGSSSCGDFVLLSNVYAKHERWNDVGRVREAMKSRDVKKLPAFSYIELEGTMHKFFTNDYSHEKWREIHRKMEEISFRIKEHGYVAETSFVLHDIEEEEKESALCYHSEKLAVAFGLTSTNEGMPIQVIKNLRICGDCHAVIKIISKIYNREIIVRDRARFHRFKEGSCSCGDFW